Proteins from a single region of Macaca fascicularis isolate 582-1 chromosome 5, T2T-MFA8v1.1:
- the THAP9 gene encoding DNA transposase THAP9 isoform X3, whose protein sequence is MDFGLGKLDADETPLASETVLLMAVGIFGHWRTPLGYFFVNRASGYLQAQLLRLTIGKLSDIGITVLAVTSDATAHSVQMAKALGIHIDGDDMKCTFQHPSSSSQQIAYFFDSCHLLRLIRNAFQNFQSIQFINGIAHWQHLVELVALEEQELSNMERIPSTLANLKNHVLKVNCAAQLFSESVASALEYLLSLDLPPFQNCIGTIHFLRLINNLFDIFNSRNCYGKGLKGPLWPETYGKINHVLIEAKTIFVTLSDTSNNQIIKGKQKLGFLGFLLNAESLKWLYQNYVFPKVMPFPYLLTYKFSHDHLELFLNMLRQVLVTSSSPTCMAFQKAYHNLETRYKFQDEVFLSKVSIFDISVARRKDLALWTVQRQYGVSVTKTLFHEEGICQDWSNCSLSEALLDLSDHRRNLICYAGYVANKLSALLTCEDCITALYASDLKASKIGSLLFVKKKNGLHFPSEGLCRVINICERVVRTHSRMAIFELVPKQRELYLQQKILCELSGHIYLFVDLNKHLFDGEVCAINHFVKLLKDIIICFLNIRAKNVAQNPLKQSERTDMKTLSRKHWSSLQDYKCSSFANTSSKFRHLLSNDGYPFK, encoded by the coding sequence ATGGACTTTGGTCTTGGAAAACTTGATGCTGATGAAACGCCACTTGCTTCAGAAACTGTTTTGTTAATGGCAGTGGGTATTTTTGGCCATTGGAGAACACCTCTTGGTTATTTTTTTGTTAACAGAGCATCTGGATATTTGCAAGCTCAGCTGCTTCGTCTGACTATTGGTAAACTGAGTGACATAGGAATCACAGTTCTGGCTGTTACATCTGATGCCACAGCACATAGTGTTCAGATGGCAAAAGCATTGGGGATACATATTGATGGAGACGACATGAAATGTACATTTCAGCATCCTTCATCGTCTAGTCAACAGATTGCATACTTCTTTGACTCTTGCCACTTGCTAAGATTAATAAGAAATGCATTTCAGAATTTTCAAAGCATTCAGTTTATTAATGGCATAGCACATTGGCAGCACCTTGTGGAGTTAGTGGCACTGGAGGAACAGGAATTATCAAATATGGAAAGAATACCAAGTACACTTGCAAATTTGAAAAACCATGTACTGAAAGTGAATTGTGCCGCCCAACTCTTTAGTGAGAGTGTAGCCAGTGCATTAGAATATTTGCTATCCTTAGACCTGCCACCTTTTCAAAACTGTATTGGTACCATCCATTTTTTACGTTTAATTAACAATCTATTTGACATCTTTAACAGTAGGAACTGTTATGGAAAGGGACTTAAAGGGCCTCTGTGGCCTGAAACTTACGGTAAAATAAACCACGTGTTAATTGAAGCCAAGACTATTTTTGTTACATTATCTGACACTAGCAATAATCAAATAATTAAGGGTAAGCAAAAACTAGGATTCCTGGGATTTTTGCTCAATGCTGAGAGCTTAAAATGGCTCTACCAAAATTATGTTTTCCCAAAGGTCATGCCTTTTCCTTATCTTCTGACTTATAAATTCAGTCACGATCATCTggaattatttctaaatatgctTAGGCAGGTATTAGTAACAAGTTCTAGCCCTACCTGCATGGCATTCCAGAAAGCTTACCATAATTTGGAGACCAGATACAAATTTCAAGATGAAGTTTTTCTAAGCAAAGTAAGCATCTTTGACATTTCAGTTGCTCGAAGGAAAGACTTGGCACTTTGGACAGTTCAACGTCAGTATGGTGTCAGCGTTACAAAGACTCTCTTTCACGAAGAGGGTATTTGTCAAGACTGGTCTAATTGTTCACTAAGTGAGGCATTATTAGACCTGTCAGATCATAGGCGAAATCTCATCTGTTATGCTGGTTATGTTGCAAACAAGTTATCAGCTCTTTTAACTTGTGaggactgcatcactgcactgtaTGCATCGGATCTCAAAGCCTCTAAAATTGGGTCACtattatttgttaaaaagaagAATGGTTTGCATTTTCCTTCAGAAGGTCTGTGTCGGGTCATAAATATTTGTGAGCGAGTTGTAAGAACCCATTCAAGAATGGCAATTTTTGAACTAGTTCCTAAACAAAGGGAATTGTATCTTCAACAGAAAATATTATGTGAGCTTTCTGggcatatttatctttttgtagaTTTGAATAAGCATCTCTTTGATGGAGAAGTGTGTGCCATCAATCACTTTGTCAAGTTGCTAAAGGATATAATAATCTGTTTCTTAAATATCAGAGCTAAAAATGTTGCACAGAACCCTTTAAAACAGTCAGAGAGAACTGATATGAAAACTTTATCAAGGAAACACTGGTCATCTCTACAGGATTATAAATGTTCAAGTTTTGCTAATACCAGTAGTAAATTCAGGCATTTGCTGAGTAATGATGGATATCCATTCAAATGA